One Drosophila subpulchrella strain 33 F10 #4 breed RU33 chromosome 2R, RU_Dsub_v1.1 Primary Assembly, whole genome shotgun sequence genomic window, GGATGAAGCGAGCATGGATCAGTCCATACAGCTTCTCGGCACTGGCCTCCAGTTCCGGCTCGGCGGGCGCATCCGAGGCTGAGCCTGAGTTCAGATCCAGGATCACCTCCAGGGCACAGCGGTAGTTCGTCACATTCGAATCGAGAAAGTTGAGGTTGAACTTGTCATGAATGTAGTCCTCGTCCACCTCGCAGAAGAACTCATTGCCGCGCTGCTTGCAAAACCAATGGATCCAGGCTGTCTCATCCGAGTCGGTCATGGCTGTTCGTCTTAAAGTTGCTATCTAGATAGAGGAAACAACACTAAAAGGGGGATAAAACGTTTCAAATTTCGAATGACTGGACTGGGGCTTAGAGTTTTAGGCCGTGGCTTGCTAGTTTGGAATAAAATGCAAGGAGATCTTTAGGTTTACTTGGGATTATGCTAATAACAAACCATTAATCTTCTATCCATAGGCCTTTACGTCGATTGCGCTGCTCGTGTGCCTGGCTGCCTGGACCCATGCGGAACCGCCAGTGCCCCAGAACCAGTACCTGCCCCCCAACCAGTCGCCCCAGGCGCCCTCCAACAACTATCTGCCGCCCACGCAGGGCTTCCAGTCGCCGTCGAACAACTATCTGCCTCCCCAGCGCaccggcggcggcggtggagcGCCCAGCAACAGCTACGGAGCCCCCATTGCCCCACCTCAGGGACAGTATGGTGCTCCGGCGCTGACGGGCGCCATCTTCAAgggcggaaacggaaatggcAACGGCAACGGCGGCTATGGCGGCGGCAATGGCAACGGCAACGGCTACGGACAGCGGGATGAGGAGCAGTATGGACCGGCCAAGTATGAGTTCAAGTACGATGTGCAGGACTACGAGTCGGGCAATGACTTCGGACACATGGAGTCCCGGGATGGCGATCTGGCCGTGGGCCGCTACTACGTCCTGCTGCCCGATGGTCGCAAGCAGATTGTTGAGTACGAGGCCGATCAGAACGGTTACCGCCCAACTATCCGGTACGAGCAGGTTGGCAATGgcaacggaaacggaaatggcAACGGCAACGGACGCAATGGCGGTGGTTATGATAGCAACGCGCAGCAGGGCAAATTCAACGGCTATTAGGCGGTGATGGGAATGTGGATTCCCGATTTAGGTCGACCCCGCAACTATACTCGTCTACTTCATGGGACCGCTGGCCGAGTATTAAACGCCCATCCAGCCAGAGAGCCAGCGATCGCAGTCAGTCTATCCCTATCTCTATGCATACCTTTAGTGGAACGGCCGCCATTTTGCCATAGACAGGCGCGTTCctttccgtttccgtttcaCTACCGCTCGTTCCCCTCCCCCCCGTTTCCTGTCTCTACGCCTGGAACTCCTTGccgttttgttttgtttaagcGCCTTCATTTTGTGTTAGTctacgcacacacacacaccactCACTCACACCATGACCATTACGCATTCATACATACATGCATAAGGATtgtatttagtttttaaacGAAAATGGAAATTCGAAAGTGAAACGAACTTATGAGatttttgtgtatatttaataattattaaatgaataaagaagcATTTTTGTATAAAACAAAGTCAAAAAAGAAGGCCCAagatgtgtttttattttaaacaggttagtgtaatcgaattatttatttttataataagcACAGAATGAAAACCTCAGAGTTGGCAAATAATTCGATtggtttttataattattttatacaTTTCAAAAAGTGATTTCCAAAATATCTACTTCAAGACCCTCTCCAATTGTCCTTGGTTGTTGTACCGATAGACTGGATCCTTGAGCTGTCCCACAGTTGAATAACTCAACTGAGCCGTAAAGTCCTCATCTTCGCCGTTTTGCTGAGAACTGAAAGTAACTTTCTGCAGTTTGTTATCCTGCGATATGACGAAGTAACGGCCTTCTCTGATTTTCGGTTGCTGATTGTCTACGGAAATCCTAAGAGTAGTTGGCTCTTCCTCATCGGGATAgatgattttaaatttaggATCGGGAGGACCGTACTGCTTTGCCGGTCGGGAGCTGGGCAGAATCTCTCCATCGGGAATATCCAGTTGTTGCGGGGGCAGATAGTTCGATTGAGGTGTATTCACTGGTTCGATCTGATCAACACGTGCCTTGGTGATTTCCACTGTTTGACGAACAGGAGGTACATACTCATTGGGTAGGTTAAATGGAACCCGCGGATGCCAACCAGCTGGGGCATAAGGAGCTCTACGTCCAGAAGCTGGACCTACTTCTCCTCGGACAATAGCCAGAAATGCAATTAATAGAAGAAACTTCAAgaaagatattttaaaatactgaAATATTCTGGTAATTGAACACTACATCATACCTTGGTCACCATTTTGACGAACGGTGCGTATGAAACTGCGGTGCAATGTTTGGGACTCGTTCATTTTTATATTGGACAATTGGAATCATTGCATTATTTATCATGCCGGACACGCACCTTGTTCGGCTGACACCAATCGGACTGCATCTGTTCCATCTTCAGACTACATAGTCACGTATCCAATCGACAAAAGAAGAATCGAATGCACACAACCTTGACAACGGATGAGCGAATAATTGGCAAAGGCTCAAATTTGGTTTGGATGACAGAAGTTAGTTAATGGTTGTCAACTTTTAAATGCTTGTGAAAAGTGAAAGGGAAAGTTAAAAGTTGTTCGTTATTTTAGTAAACTAATTGAAGTTTGtaatgaattatttttaatgtaaaataattGAGTCTTAAGAAAGATCaacatttatttcatttaaacgaaaacaaaaaaatgccTGCAATATAAAACGGTCATTTTAATTGTAATggtaaatttatatatttatttatatttttaaatttaatagtaAAATAAATGCACACAAATTCGGTATTTAAGCAACTTAACATTTTGGaatctaaaatgttttaatttttatatattctaatatttgaaaatacgTTATTTTTAGGGTAACCGCACTTAAACTTTCAAATCTCTGTAATATACAGCCTTACTAATATGTGCGGTATTTTGACTACTCACGCCTACGGTCTTACAATTTACAAGACACGGCCACACTTCGCGAATGGAATGTTGAAAAAAAACTACACAACTTTAgagaaataatataataatatagcTTTTACGGTACAATGAGTGTATTTCTTTGTTAATTCTGTATTGTCCTAGTACCAGTAGGCAATGTGCGCTATGTTGCCATGCTCAACGAGAAGAAATCAGCGAGATATATGTGACGAAATTCCATAAACAAATCAGCGTGCAGCTCGAAGAGAACCTGGTAATACAGAACTCCGGAGGAGGAGGCCACCGTTCTACATCTCTTTGTTGCCTTTCAGACATGTGGTGAACTAACTATTATGCGCCAGTGGCCACAGAGCCCGCCGGAAACCCCAAAACCATGTGGCCCAGCTGCCGCCTCCATGCCGCGCtgctcatcctggcagtgCTGGCGTGCCCAACTAGCAGTCAACAAGTTCCTCTGGCCATAGCCAACTCAACTAGCAACCAAGTGCCTACGGATCCCGGCTACATGCCCCTGCAGCAGTCGCCAGCGAGCGTCTTCTTCGTCAACCACAACCAGCAGAATGCCATGCAGCTGCGGCACAGCATGGAGGGCAAGCTGCGCAACATTCGCAACATGGAGATGAGGGTGGCCAAGATCCAGGTGGGTTGTCCATACCTTAAGCTTTAGTAAACTCAACTTATTATGCCATTCATCCTTGCAGGAAATCTTCGACTCCATGCACTTGAGCAGCTCAAATTTGGCCCCGCCCACTCGCCAAGCCGCGAGCAACGAGAGCAGACCCAGCAATCCTCAAGTGCAGCGGGATTTGCAATTGTTCAGCAGCCGTCTGAGCAAGAAACTGCAAAAGGCCACCCACGTGGTGCTGGAACTACGTGAACTCTTTCGTTACAACCTCACCAAGGTCTGGCAATACAGCTATGATGACGAGGATGAGGAATCGGAGAGCGAGCTGGACCTGGAGATGGAGTTGGAAGATCTGCATGCCAGGAACACGGCCTCACCATCCACCGAGCATATGCCACTCTACTTAAACAGCCAAATCGAGAACTGTCAGCCTGACTATGAAACGGACGTGGAGTACGGCTCCTCGTCGACTCAATCCATTCACTACAACAGGCAGCAGATCCAAATCCTCAACTACCTGAAGTCAGATGATGCTCGGGCCACCTTCTTAAATGAGAACAATGCCCGCTCCTTGGCTGTCAATGGGTACATATCGGATCAACTGGTTCTACTCAAACGCAGGCTTAGTCGAAGCGATGCGGAAAACTCGAGTAGCAAGCCCAGCAGCGGCAACCACTTCAAGCATATCTATTTCCTGTCCAATTCGGATGGAGCCTCTGCTAGCCTGCACTTTCGTCAGCTGTACGTGTCGGCCATTAAGCAGAAATTTGTGCTCTTTCTCATTGATGTGGGATCCGCTCTAAACCCAGAGTTGCTCGCCCTAACAAAAAGCTttggtaaatatttaaattaatattgaGTGCcagaaatacattttatttactttcaGTACATGAAATGCTCCAGCTGCTGGAGGACACAGATAAAGTGTCACTGGTGACCGTTTCGAGTGATGCGAACTTCATGTACCTGGAAACGTTTCCCGCAGAGGCTGGTCACGGAATTTACAGCGCTACTCGTGGCCACAAGGAGGAGATATACAGCTACATTAATAGCTTAAGCCGGGCACCTGCTCTTACGAATCACTCGTTGGGGTTTGAGTACTCCTTCGAGTTAATCCATCGACTGCAGCAGTCGGGAATGATTAACCCGGCGGAGCAACCAGTGGAATTCGTCTACGTTACGCGTGGTCTTCTCACAAACTTATCTGATGCGATGGCAGTTTTGCGAGTGGTAGCTGATGGTCAACGACGTCTTAAAGCTCCAGTTATCATCAATACATGCGCAGTGGTGCTCGACGAGAAGCGGATTATGTACGAAAAGCAATTCCTAAACGATGTAGCCACCCAGAACTACACCAAGTACGAGATTGATGTGGCGAATTGGTGGCCCAGTGGGCAGCAGGCGTCTCAGTTGGCTGGACGATTCTTTGTGCTCAGCAAAATGCATGCGGACACTTCCCTACCTCAGACGAGCTCTAGGATTTTTGGACAGCTCTTTCAAGAGAAATATTTGAGCGATACACTGGAAGTGCATCCGCCAGTTGTGGACGCAGACAGCGGAGGTGAGTCTCGAAAGACGTAACTAGTTTGTATAACTAATGTTTGCCATTTTGCAGATGTTCTTGTCTCCATCACCCATGCCGTTCCTCCCTAtggcgttgtgggcgttaactTGTACCTGTCGGATCTGCTCGAGGATCTGCTCAACTATCCCAGTGCTCCATCCAGTGCCAAGCAGGGCAGTGGGTATGCCTTTCTGCTCGATCGGTCAACAGGGAACACTCTGGCTCATCCGGCCTTCCCAAGGCCGCTCATTCAGCGAGAAACCTCCTATCCCGTAAACATCGCTTACCTAGAAAACGCTACGGACTTTTCCAGCCTCATCAGGAAGCGCCTTTTGCATGAGGAGAGCGGCAATGCCACCACGGATGTCTTTATAGGCAAACAGCGGCTCCAGCGCACCTACCACTGGCAATCTGTACTGGGATTTTATGTTCTCTGTCTGGTCAGCAGTGGAGGCGATACCCTGCGCAATGTTTCCTCCCCGCAGCGATATAACCTTAAGGACACCGTGTCCAACTACGAACCAGGCTACTATGGCGAGAGCATGGACCTGCTTTACCATCGCTTGGACCTCAATCAGGGCGGCAGTGCCCCGCCCAAAACCTGTCGCTACTTCAGGCAAATGGCCACAATGGGTATGTTGTGAGGATTTGCCTACTTCAACATTCTACTAATTCTTTATTTCTTACAGATGCTCCCACATTGTTCCTAAGCGCTGCTGCATTTGAGTCTCCGTTCGGCTTCCTTCACAACAATAGGCCTCGAACCCAGCTGCGGCACGTGGAATCCATAATGGCCTATCTTCGCGACTCCAGTGGCCTGTTGGCCAATATGGGATTGCGACCGAGCATTCGTCATGAGGTGAGTGTACTGTACCAGGCAATGCAGCAGTTGCGACGTCGCCACCAGGATGCCAGAGGATCACTGCGAAGTCACATCATTCGACGATACATGGCCAGTGTGAGTGGAGTGCTGCAACTGTACCCAGGTTGCTTGCTTGGCAGCAGCTACGATCCAACAAGGAGGCCTTGGTTCCGTCAGGCAATGGCACAGCCGGGCAAGATTGTAAGCACAGCTCCGTATTTGGATGCGGGAGGAGCGGGATACATCATCACCATTGCGCACACCATCTTCGAGGGCAAGGCTCATGCGCTGCACTCTGTCCAGCAGGACAGACCGGTGGCAGTGGTGGCCCTGGACGTACCATATGCCTTTTACTATCGCCTCATCCTGGAGGGCACTCCGATCTGTCAGCTGCCGCACATGAAGTGCCTGCTGTTCGAGCATGAAGGATATCTGCTGGCCCATCCCAGCATGCTGCAACCCGCCACACTCTCGAGAAACCAGCGACGGCCACACGAGCACCTCACGCACAAGGAATCGTACTTGGCCAATGACGTGCTTAACCACGGTCAGTTGGTAAGAAAACTGGGCTGTGCCAGTTATCAGAACCGCACCTTGCAGCGTTATTACGCCTTCAACACATCTCTGGCAACAATCTTAACCAACGTAGTGCACGGCGAGCGAACGAAGTACGCAATTGCCCTGATCCGCGGAAGCAATCTCTTCGCCGCTGTACTAAACTCCAGTTGCGATGGCGGAGCCTTTTGTCCATGCAGCACCATTGATCGGGAATGCCTGAACTGCAAGCGGATGGATCAAACGGACTGCGAGTGCCCTTGTGAGTGTCCCATGGTGGGAGACAGCAGCTCGCCATCCTCTCTTGTCTACTTTGCCAATTACACGCAACAGTTTCCATACTGTCCACCCCCAAGTGAGCACTTCATTGCACTACCACCGACGACGCAGCTTCTCAGTGCTCTACCCAGTTGTCCCGGATCTGCGGGCATGTGCGAAACTTACTCCACTCAAAGGGAATGCCTCGGAGTGATGGGCTGCGAATGGTGCCAGCAGGATGTGGACGGCAACACCTTTTCGACCGCCTTTTGTGCGTCGCAAGCAAGCTGCTTCAACGGAGTGCTTGCCTCCCTGACACCGTATGGCGAACTGGACGAGCTGGAACTTCTGGCTGCACATAATCCACAAAGGGAGCAGCACGCCTACTCCGCCTTTGGGCCGCTGGGAGGTGCCATGGTGGTACTCGTCATGGTGATAGGCTTCGCCATCTACTGCTACAGGCACAATCTGGATGCCCAGACGCAGGAACAGTTCTACGTGGACTCGGTCCAGGAAGAGAATTATGGGCTTCCCCTGTCCAGGTTTAACTTTGACGATTGCAAGGCGCATGATGAACCGCCTATTGGTGGCGGTTATGACCACGCATCTGCACAACGGCAGCTGATGCATGCGGCGGATATTTCGCCCTACCACGTATCCAGCGGCAGTAGCTACCGCAGGCCTCCCAACGGGGAGTCGGATCATGGCTACAGCACCATGACGCCGCATGAGGACAGCTCCGACCAGCAGTGCTTTACGCTGGCGGAGCCTTTGCTGCTGCACGACAAGCGGCACAGCAAATCGGATACCATGTCCATATCCACCTCCATATCGAGTCCAACGAATCGCCAGCAATCCTCCACCCAGCCCAACACGCATCCGTACTTGAGCAATCAGCCGACCTCAAAGACGGAACGCTACAAGCAGGTGCAGGCCACGCCCTCGCCTTGTCGCGGGCCGCCAGCAGGAGTGGGTGGTGTCTACGGGCAGACCACGCTGCCCCTCGAGGGGGATGAGTCCCGACCACACTACATTTTGGCTCCAGTGACTGTGCACCGGCATATGGAGACTGCCGAATCGTAGTCCACCTAGCGTTGTTAAGTTTTAGAGCGTAAGATATCCGCTTGTTTGCCAATTTAGTGATGTAAGTTTCCAAACGGGTAGTTCAACTGCCGCCGGTCCAGAATAATGGGAATGCATTCCAGACTTCCTAACAGCTCTCTTAGCTGTAGTGAGCTCGCGATGGACTCCAGTTCTGGCCCATCTGTATCTATTATATATTATACGAGTCTAACACCAACTATTAAGTGATGACATTGTTTCTGCCATTTTTGATCGatgtattgtattgtattttaCTGTAATTTATTGCAAAAAGTATTACTATATTATGTGCAGCATATACTTCCGATATTTTtagcatttattttataagcaCCAACAACATAAATGTACTTACTTGTCTGATTGTAAGATACCATGTCGTATACCGTTTTTTGTAATAGATCCTAAGTCCACAAAGTTACTAACTACCGATTTTAGTACTACACACCTATAATAGCAATGTACGtttcaaataaaatgtttaaattttgcaaaaaaatcACAAAATCTTAACCTTGATCCAGGGCGATCCGATGAATCGATTGAGTTGCCAACTTCGCGTCCTCCGATCAGCTGGCCGAACGttaatgaatttatttatacGTATACAGTTTATAAGCAAGGCAGACGCTGCTCAATGGGCAATTTCtcagctggtggtggtggccaAAAATTGctaatttataaataacaaTGTCTGCTCAGGGGTTGTCAGGTGCTTTTCAAagcaaatatatttaaatcttTATTTAAGACTGTCCCTTTAAATGATTTACATACGACTTATGATTTCGTTTTTTACCCGATACCCAACCGATTTGAAACCGTTAGCAACCGGTTCGAGTTGGCCACACTTGGCAACCCTGTACAGAAGCTGCTAGCGCTCACTTTTCCATTGCAGCCATTGCATTTGGTTTTCTGGTCTGGCGCACGACGAACGTTGTTTTGGGTCCCAACATTTCAGCCCAACAACAACTCTATACTTCAACTATATTTCAAGTCCATCTGCACTTCACTTCCTTCGATCCCCCGCACTTTGAAGTGAGTCGATCAGTTTTGTTAGCCAAAAACCGTTTTGCTTGCaaatattttcgaaatataTACAAAGTGATCCAATACGTACTGAGAGGAAACATTACGCAATGCATAAAAAGTGTTTAGCGAAAGAAAAAACAATAGTTATGTAAAAAACAAGTGCAACAATACATTCTTAAAGTTGTTCGATTGGATATTGGTGGGCTTAACGATAAAAACTTAATGTATgtaggcaaaaaaaaaattattcatCAAAGTGgtaatttttttgatataGTAATTATATTGCCTATcgaataatataattaataatacaaaagGTACAATTTAACGGATTAgataataaagaaaattatagagaaattaaataaaatgcaattcACAAAGATTTTATATTATCTGTTGGCAGTATAAACTTTTAAAAGATATTGATTTATTACTATTATCAAATTTAATACCTATGTTTGTACCGGGAACAAGAGAGaaaatacaatataattttcgTAGGTGGGACCTTTTTGGAACCAATTAGGTTACATCATGACCTTAACCTTAAATCTTTCTAAGTCCTCGACTATTCTTTTTCTAGGTCCTTTTTCGGCACCATGTTTAAGTCCCTGTTTGATGCCGCGCAGAACTCAACGTTCAAGTCGCCATTCACCAACGTCAACTGCCAGGCAGCCCCGCCTGCTTCCGCCCCCACATCCTCCGCTGTGGTGACCCCCAACCTCAAGGATGTCACCCCGCGCCAGCTGACTCCAAACCACAACAtcgctgccgctgctgttgcCGAGGGTGGTAAGTAGGATAACCAGTTAGTGGAATCACTCACTGAAAAATAAAGGGATCCATTATGAACTTGATGATGATTGATCTCATATACCAACTAtaccaaatatatatttgttataGTTCATTTTCCTTTACTCAAAGTATTTTAAAGTCCTACTAGATTTATTGCAGTAATACTCTATAACTCGAAGTCTCCATAACTCAAACTTGTTTGATGGCATATAATGCTTCGATTTATGGAAGTTGCATCTATTGCtatatctatttatttatttgttctaATCTATACCTTAAAATACATATTACTTATATCCTAGTTAGACATACTTTAACTATATACTATATCGTAGGTAGGGAAACTTGATATAGATAGATTCATAggaaaatattacaaacatatTGGGAAACCTTAAATACATAATATGTCCTACGTGGGAACATTTAAAGTGTATAGTATATGCTAGATAGGGAGCATAAGCTGTAgaccttttttttaatacaaaaattgttttagcATATAAATGTTTAAGCATTATAATAAATGAAAGAAGAGACTTATCCCTTTTTTGCCCTCTAATCTTCCACTTCAGACTCTTGCGAGTTCGGCTCGAACCACTACTTCCTTCTGTGCGGCCTGGGCGGCATCGTCTCGTGCGGCTCCACACACACCATGGTGGTGCCCCTGGACTTGGTCAAGTGCCGTCTGCAGGTGGACCCGGCCAAGTACAAGAGCGTGTTCACCGGCTTCCGTATCAGTTTGGCGGAGGAGGGCGTCCGAGGATTGGCCAAGGGCTGGGCCCCCACCTTCATCGGATACTCGATGCAGGGTCTGTGCAAGTTCGGCCTCTACGAGGTCTTCAAGAAGATATACGGCGATGCTATCGGCGAGGAGAACGCATTCCTGTACAGAACCGGACTTTACCTGGCCGCCTCGGCCTCCGCCGAGTTCTTCGCCGACATCGCTCTGGCGCCCATGGAGGCGGCCAAGGTCAAGATCCAGACCACACCCGGCTTTGCCAGGAATCTGCGTGAAGCTCTGCCCAAGATGACGGCCCAGGAGGGCGTGGCCGCCTTCTACAAGGGCCTGGTGCCACTCTGGATGCGCCAGATCCCATACACCATGATGAAGTTCGCCTGCTTCGAGCGGACGCTGGAGCTGCTGTACAAGTATGTGGTGCCCAAGCCCCGTGCCGATTGCACCAAGGGTGAGCAGCTGGTGGTGACCTTCGCCGCCGGCTACATTGCCGGCGTGTTCTGCGCCATTGTCTCGCATCCCGCTGACACGGTTGTGTCTAAGTTGAACCAGGCCAAGGGCGCCTCCGCCCTGGATGTGGCCAAGCAGCTGGGTTGGGCTGGTGAGTAATGGTTTCGTAGAATTC contains:
- the LOC119549146 gene encoding phosphate carrier protein, mitochondrial encodes the protein MFKSLFDAAQNSTFKSPFTNVNCQAAPPASAPTSSAVVTPNLKDVTPRQLTPNHNIAAAAVAEGDSCEFGSNHYFLLCGLGGIVSCGSTHTMVVPLDLVKCRLQVDPAKYKSVFTGFRISLAEEGVRGLAKGWAPTFIGYSMQGLCKFGLYEVFKKIYGDAIGEENAFLYRTGLYLAASASAEFFADIALAPMEAAKVKIQTTPGFARNLREALPKMTAQEGVAAFYKGLVPLWMRQIPYTMMKFACFERTLELLYKYVVPKPRADCTKGEQLVVTFAAGYIAGVFCAIVSHPADTVVSKLNQAKGASALDVAKQLGWAGLWGGLVPRIVMIGTLTAAQWFIYDAVKVFLRMPRPPPPEMPESLKKKLGVTGEQ
- the LOC119550190 gene encoding pro-resilin, with product MKAFTSIALLVCLAAWTHAEPPVPQNQYLPPNQSPQAPSNNYLPPTQGFQSPSNNYLPPQRTGGGGGAPSNSYGAPIAPPQGQYGAPALTGAIFKGGNGNGNGNGGYGGGNGNGNGYGQRDEEQYGPAKYEFKYDVQDYESGNDFGHMESRDGDLAVGRYYVLLPDGRKQIVEYEADQNGYRPTIRYEQVGNGNGNGNGNGNGRNGGGYDSNAQQGKFNGY
- the LOC119549145 gene encoding VWFA and cache domain-containing protein CG16868, whose protein sequence is MWPSCRLHAALLILAVLACPTSSQQVPLAIANSTSNQVPTDPGYMPLQQSPASVFFVNHNQQNAMQLRHSMEGKLRNIRNMEMRVAKIQEIFDSMHLSSSNLAPPTRQAASNESRPSNPQVQRDLQLFSSRLSKKLQKATHVVLELRELFRYNLTKVWQYSYDDEDEESESELDLEMELEDLHARNTASPSTEHMPLYLNSQIENCQPDYETDVEYGSSSTQSIHYNRQQIQILNYLKSDDARATFLNENNARSLAVNGYISDQLVLLKRRLSRSDAENSSSKPSSGNHFKHIYFLSNSDGASASLHFRQLYVSAIKQKFVLFLIDVGSALNPELLALTKSFVHEMLQLLEDTDKVSLVTVSSDANFMYLETFPAEAGHGIYSATRGHKEEIYSYINSLSRAPALTNHSLGFEYSFELIHRLQQSGMINPAEQPVEFVYVTRGLLTNLSDAMAVLRVVADGQRRLKAPVIINTCAVVLDEKRIMYEKQFLNDVATQNYTKYEIDVANWWPSGQQASQLAGRFFVLSKMHADTSLPQTSSRIFGQLFQEKYLSDTLEVHPPVVDADSGDVLVSITHAVPPYGVVGVNLYLSDLLEDLLNYPSAPSSAKQGSGYAFLLDRSTGNTLAHPAFPRPLIQRETSYPVNIAYLENATDFSSLIRKRLLHEESGNATTDVFIGKQRLQRTYHWQSVLGFYVLCLVSSGGDTLRNVSSPQRYNLKDTVSNYEPGYYGESMDLLYHRLDLNQGGSAPPKTCRYFRQMATMDAPTLFLSAAAFESPFGFLHNNRPRTQLRHVESIMAYLRDSSGLLANMGLRPSIRHEVSVLYQAMQQLRRRHQDARGSLRSHIIRRYMASVSGVLQLYPGCLLGSSYDPTRRPWFRQAMAQPGKIVSTAPYLDAGGAGYIITIAHTIFEGKAHALHSVQQDRPVAVVALDVPYAFYYRLILEGTPICQLPHMKCLLFEHEGYLLAHPSMLQPATLSRNQRRPHEHLTHKESYLANDVLNHGQLVRKLGCASYQNRTLQRYYAFNTSLATILTNVVHGERTKYAIALIRGSNLFAAVLNSSCDGGAFCPCSTIDRECLNCKRMDQTDCECPCECPMVGDSSSPSSLVYFANYTQQFPYCPPPSEHFIALPPTTQLLSALPSCPGSAGMCETYSTQRECLGVMGCEWCQQDVDGNTFSTAFCASQASCFNGVLASLTPYGELDELELLAAHNPQREQHAYSAFGPLGGAMVVLVMVIGFAIYCYRHNLDAQTQEQFYVDSVQEENYGLPLSRFNFDDCKAHDEPPIGGGYDHASAQRQLMHAADISPYHVSSGSSYRRPPNGESDHGYSTMTPHEDSSDQQCFTLAEPLLLHDKRHSKSDTMSISTSISSPTNRQQSSTQPNTHPYLSNQPTSKTERYKQVQATPSPCRGPPAGVGGVYGQTTLPLEGDESRPHYILAPVTVHRHMETAES
- the LOC119549147 gene encoding uncharacterized protein LOC119549147, whose protein sequence is MVTKFLLLIAFLAIVRGEVGPASGRRAPYAPAGWHPRVPFNLPNEYVPPVRQTVEITKARVDQIEPVNTPQSNYLPPQQLDIPDGEILPSSRPAKQYGPPDPKFKIIYPDEEEPTTLRISVDNQQPKIREGRYFVISQDNKLQKVTFSSQQNGEDEDFTAQLSYSTVGQLKDPVYRYNNQGQLERVLK